One Homo sapiens chromosome 3, GRCh38.p14 Primary Assembly genomic window carries:
- the TAGLN3 gene encoding transgelin-3 → MANRGPSYGLSREVQEKIEQKYDADLENKLVDWIILQCAEDIEHPPPGRAHFQKWLMDGTVLCKLINSLYPPGQEPIPKISESKMAFKQMEQISQFLKAAETYGVRTTDIFQTVDLWEGKDMAAVQRTLMALGSVAVTKDDGCYRGEPSWFHRKAQQNRRGFSEEQLRQGQNVIGLQMGSNKGASQAGMTGYGMPRQIM, encoded by the exons ATGGCTAACAGGGGCCCGAGCTATGGCTTAAGCCGAGAGGTGCAGGAGAAGATCGAGCAGAAGTATGATGCGGACCTGGAGAACAAGCTGGTGGACTGGATCATCCTGCAGTGCGCCGAGGACATAGAGCACCCGCCCCCCGGCAGGGCCCATTTTCAGAAATGGTTAATGGACGGGACG GTCCTGTGCAAGCTGATAAATAGTTTATACCCACCAGGACAAGAGCCCATACCCAAGATCTCAGAGTCAAAGATGGCTTTTAAGCAGATGGAGCAAATCTCCCAGTTCCTAAAAGCTGCGGAGACCTATGGTGTCAGAACCACCGACATCTTTCAGACGGTGGATCTATGGGAAG GGAAGGACATGGCAGCTGTGCAGAGGACCCTGATGGCTTTAGGCAGCGTTGCAGTCACCAAGGATGATGGCTGCTATCGGGGAGAGCCATCCTGGTTTCACAG GAAAGCCCAGCAGAATCGGAGAGGCTTTTCCGAGGAGCAGCTTCGCCAGGGACAGAACGTAATAGGCCTGCAGATGGGCAGCAACAAGGGAGCCTCCCAGGCGGGCATGACAGGGTACGGGATGCCCAGGCAGATCATGTAG